DNA from Onychomys torridus chromosome 1, mOncTor1.1, whole genome shotgun sequence:
aattttaacattacttttgttatactgtatgtttctactcttgtttaaggtatttttgtatattgataaaatttaaatttattgtagTAATCACATACTgcacatatgtttctactctagttctaggtattatacctatatagctcatttagtaatgtaaatttctagtcattgaaagttattattaaaaagtATTTAGAATAATAAGGAAATGCAGGTTACTAGtgagtcacctattacaatcaaacttgtagtcatgttaggtatgatTTTAAGGTCAAACATTTAAGATACACTTTAGATAGACACATAGTCTTCTATTACTTCAGAGATCtaaaaattatagttttaaagatgttttgactACATAAGATTCTATTTCTTATGATAATGAGAATGTCTGCTGCTGGCAGAACCAatatatttcagagaagatgatgggcattgaagaaacgcCATATGGAGTTAACTATTTTGTGGCCAAAGTTAACCACTGTGCAAGAAAGTGTCCTTGCCTTAACTGCCAagagtatgctgtccaaatttgACAaataggacacaaaagaaagtgactgccaaaccttgccaaaACAAAATGGGAGAGGCCTCTAAAAATTCTGCCttacagaaatgtctgtcagatattctacacATGCCTCCTGAAGAGGGATGCCTCAACGTTACAGAGAAAcctggggtgactgtccaggcagccagatgtttctgtcatttgttAGCTTTGGAAGATATGGgctctgcactttctgtttacttagataatattatatacttctcaggtttctgaaggagttgaagactagatagttatagttttccttgttatcaaatttagaaaagaaactcacaaaagaggtataaagtgtataaggttgagaaacataaaaagatagtttgggtTAATAATGCAAGTTAGCATAGAAGGTGAATTAGGTAAagcattttggactcaccaagatagaatatataatgaaatattttctctgcctttgtcaAATGCTATGGAATAGACagtattaatataattattgcccatatatatattgaatatacttATTATATTTAGTGTATATCATTTTTCTATGTTACATAAAAGATTAACTtttaatttagacaaaagggggaaataatatgtgatattttgtttgtgttcccataaataaagcttgcttagactcacagagcagagctggccactagttaatcataatggtctggaggtctgtacagagattAGACAGACAGTGGTAAGGAGGAACGGAGgcaggatcttggcccttttgtttggaggaatgaaAGAGGTAGGAAGTTCCTGATGGTTgcatccctgcttctctgattatTCAAGTTTTTACACAGATATCTGACTCCTTGTTTTtgttgataagattaattagttTTAGGCATCAATTGGGCATTGAGATTTTAGAAGACCAAGCTAAACCTGGTGTTACTGTGtttctgctgtctgcagatctagatgtagaactctcagctaattccccagtaccacatctgcctacatgccatCACACTTCCTGCAGTTATGAcattggactaaacctctgaactgtaagcaagccccaattaactGCTTTTGTTTTAAGAGATGCTGTGGTCATTGTTTCTGTTTGTAACAGTAGAAACtgtaagacagaagttggtgcgAGGGGCAGGGATATTGATGTGATAGGCttgattacatatatatatgtttttcagagctggggactgaacccagagccttgcgcttgctaggtaaatgctctaccactgagctaaatccccaaccccgatcaTATTTTTTTGTTCAGAGGAATGTGTTGTTTAGGACTTTGTATTAGAAAAGCAGCAGAATGCTTTAGGAAGAATTGAATGGACCATAATAGCAGAAGCATGAAAGACAGTGGTACTGAGAGTGATTTGaactggctcaagaggtttcaggaaGAATATTAGAATGTAGCCTATAGACTGTTCTTATGATCTTTTAGTGAAGAACATGCCCGCTTTCTGCCCTCATCCAAAAATTCtgctgaggctaaattgaagaattTTGGAGTAACAGCTTTAGTAGAGGACATTTCAAATCAAGCTAGCATTGACTATATTGTTTGGCTATTAGTGGCCAGTCTTATatagatctataatgaaaagatacaaataatacaaaatgtacaattagaggaagaaaggagcaCCAGCAAGTGTAAACTGATTAAAGGAAAGTGTGATGCTAAgtggaataaaaggagtggtgacctcagagcaagacccTACCTGGCtgagcttccaacttgtgaaaaggaattaaagatatgtttagggccaggtgtggtggtacacactattatcccagaattcagaaggcagaggctggggaatctctgagttcaaggtcagcctggtcaataGAGTGAATTTCAGGGCAGTCAACTTTAGGTAGCAAAGGAACCCATTGAAAATAGAAAGCTGGTGACAAGATAATTTGAAAAAGGGGACTATACTACAGCCCCAGAAAGCATCAGAACTTGGCAACTTTGAACATTTGCTTTTGGCTTTAGAGTCACAGATACAAccaaggggttatggaatctccttCCATGGCTGAGGGAAGAAGCATGTGTCAGGCATATCCCTGAATGGAGGTTTAGGGAGGCCAATGTGTGAATTTAAAAGATGAAGACTGGATTGCCTAGGAGACACCAAGATGTTAGAGAGGCCAGAACTGTAAGGTACCTGtcgaggaaagctgctaacagggagtggcaccagcccaagggaaaaaaatgtgttatagtaaaaaaaaaaaaaaaggtgaaagaaGGTGGACATCTGAAGAgctctttgacatcagacatgaagatgcagtGTTTGCAGTTTTCCCAGCTGTGTTTTGGTCCTGTTTTGATAAAGTATTTTCTTACTATTatctctttcctccattttggaacagtaatgtatattACATGCCATTATATGTGGGAAGTATGTGATCTTCTTTTTGATTTAGATTTTACAAGAGATTACATTTAAGAGACTGAATGAGTTTCAGAAGAcatttgaactttggactttcaaACAAGGTTCAGACTGATAGACTAtggaacttttgaagttagactaaatacatttctgcattatgatatggctacaagtctATAGGGGCCAGGAAGtataatgtggtggtttgaatgaaaatggcccctatagactcatagtgagtggcaccattaggtGATATGGCCTTGTTGTGAATATATATGGTCTTATTGAAAGAAGTGTATAACTAGGGCCAgaatttgaggtttcagaagctcaagtgAGGCCCAGTGTTATTATCTACTCCTGATGCCTGACattccagatatagaactctaatcttcttctctagtaccatgtctgcctgcatatgtctgtgcttcctgccatgatgacaatggactttCCAACTGTAAGTCATCCCTAcctagttaaatgtttttctttacaagagttgctgtggtcatgctgtcacttcaaagcaacagaaaccatAACTAAACAAGGGCTGACCACTCTTTTTTTAACCCTGGGAAAATCTAACTTTTCCTCCCAGAAGTCAATAGTtgcttatagttctttgtctggggGTGGAATTCTCATATTTCTCCCTCTGCATTAGCATGTCCACTGATGTTGCCATTGTTTTGGTCTTGTTTATGCAACCATTTTTAGGCAAAAgagtttcacagcagacttccttaTATTATGGTTCTTTTGGTCTGCTTTTTAGTTGTTTCAATAGGTATGGCCTTCATACACTCtagtgtttgaatgcttggcctatagagaattagaaggtgtggttttgttgtagtaggtgtgaccttggtggaggatgtgtgtcattgtggaggtgggcttgttaaataagaaacacagagccagttgcggagttaaaaaccacgaggtcagagccaaagcggaaaaccttacccttcactgcttctgcggttcctcctctccgcaagagacctacttctgtgcgtcctgtctatttaaagactttctgttctcctctctcattggttgtaaacccagccacatgacctcctcgtcactgcctgtttgtacagacccccaggtcttctatggttggtattgaaattaaaggcgtgtgtctgctatgctggctatgtccttgaacacacagagatccgcctagctctgcctcccaagtactgggattaaaggcgtgccccactactgctaggcttctgctctggcttgctctgacctcaaggcaactttattgacatacaaataaaatcacatttcaatacaagtaaaatatcactatatttccctttttctattttaataaaaagaaaaaaaggaaaaagttataactaatataagaaaaactatatacaaaagtacaataactatatataccatatatacaaacaataaatacctaaacaatgtctagtccatttgtaattggcaaattcagagaaaataattccattatctatcctattttggtaagtccagaatgtacctgattcactttttatcctaacttatataactaacggaactgtcttataacgtctttcaaatttatacacttacagctcttagtaagtttttctgaaatccttaacaaagataattataactataactaactgatcttcaactccctcagagacccaagaaggaaataatactacctaataaaaaataaaaacaagaagtgcatgcaagcagcttcaaaaaaaaatgtgagttgacagaaacagccagctgcctggacagtcacctgaggtttctccacagtgttggggcatcatctttagcctacaggcttagcgtatctgacagactcttttgtgaactaagatgtatacaaggtcaacagtttgacctcacatttggtgagagcagtccatgtaccagaaacacctgaattccattagtgtcatgtcatgattcaggattttaaattctggaaattattgatgtcttttcaattcagctgtccatttttcttggctgtgtatatgtggcttcatcttggcatcctgttcttctccacatctctctattaaacgccagtctactattgagagaggtgagcttagttattcctcaagaataactgtttcatctgctgttccattgcatatcagaagccattggcccactccctgttcagctgccttcgaagaaaagggcacagtaccttttacagattgcaaaggtcactcacttcagggatggtgccatattgtcctggcttcagaagatgccttttgttaaagccacaaccacacttgttttggcaagaattggtagtccttggtttcatgtcctgtctgtcctgtttgtcagcagttgattcaaggatactttgttgtccagtggctgacttttgcaacaatgaaagttagttccatatgcagtttcttcaatgcccatattttctctgaagtagattggtactgccaggagccatcatgtctcatagtcatagcaaaaaagaaaaattcttaagttattaaaacattttaaatgccatattctgtagatctctgaaggatttgaagatgacctgtctatctaaaatatatctgtttgatcttgaaaacacacctaatatgactacaagttcaattgtaatgtctaaccactaattttcatttctatatatcctaatagttggtaattactaacattcaaggattagcaaattgcattacattgttaaatgaatggtataaatacaatatctcaaacaagattagaaatacgtatatggtatattctaacaatctcaatctcaataataataatttgtatacaatataaaacaatccaattgaatgtaaagtatttaaaactagtaattgtctttttcttcttttttttttaaacaagcaccttttgcctagtccttttcctaacccttaacaacaacttgtaaccaaccctcctaaacaatgaaaactatcccagacccaatacccataaaaagaccaaaaaaccacccaccccacaccacccctttgggaatgtgggcgtcaaattcttaaaaaattgcttcctgctgggtatgggcgaagttatctttattctgaaaagaaaaattttgggttaattgacaaattctaggaaagataactatattctttgttatccataatgccaaagttcagggtttatctcaagtcatattcaagcagtctttgaaactggatcatctcagctagccatctcagaattgctctaagcactttgtagtccaaagctgatctgtagatgatgtttgtcagcttagtgatattattttccacgtggaattgtcgttgtggggccccatcttcttcctggagatttcatttgatgttaggcctggccgtgatttcctgcagaaaactgaaaagagactcgaacacaaagacatgtataggcagctaattgaagccttttctctaaattaattagcactcatatgaccattattatctcaacaaagtttaaatatatatatatatatatatatatatatatatcttgtgaattctgatataaaattcatactttaagaaaagtttaaagaatcagaatagagtcaaagaattgagattagtaatagaatagtcccttaattaatttggtttttctcctgtcccatgtcagaagatggctctttcttctggtatgatacagggagttttcattttctttttaacaacatgcttgagtttaaaggaggagagagccatactccaactccaaaatcagcttgaagctttaattgaactgggactacaagaagactaagagtattaattttttagagaagagcagaaacaaacatttagaaagatttatgaaattttatagatgatataccaataggccattttactctttttcctgggacagatgatttgtccttttttcttcagttgtctcatttgtccagtgttcttcagattccttagccttcattctcctaaaagacaaaaacaaaaacccttccccaagactaattttggggaggtccccttttggcaagttacatctgattaaatgaaaaggcatgtattaatggtataagtgagtttaaactggatggtcatgttggttgatgaactatcacctcttctaattaagaggtctctcttgttcaaatcgaacctttatcagttttgatggtacccacagctatTGGTGTTTTTGATGTTGATTTGAAATATGCTGCCTGGGGCAACATGCAATATCAAGTTTGTTTTAGTTTGCATTCTTCTCATTGATTAGGTTGATAAAGACATTTAAGATTTTATCAGCAATTTTTATTAATCCTCTTCAGAACTCTCAGTTTAGGTCTcagtccatttttaaaattttttttcatttttgaaattctttatatattctgaatattaatcctCCATCTGGTGTATAACTGGCAAAGTTTCTCTCCCATCCTGTGGGTTTCTTCTTTACCTGGCTGATTGCTTCTTTAGTTGTGCAgaaattttttagttttatgaaagcCCACTTATCAATTGTTTGTCTCAATTGTTTTGTTAATGGAGTCCTATCCACAAAGACAAATTCCACACAGTCTTTCTTTTCTATATCACAAGCTTTAAATTCCCCAATGTGCATATAGAACATGGAATAACCACAAACCAGAAAAGTATAAAGAGACCATTTGTTGGGAGGATTGGGAGGCAATAGCAGCATAGAGATGATGTGAGTGGGAATTGGAATAATGGTGAGGGGATCTgactggggtggagggtggaaggtcaatacagaaggaagaggagggataaTAGGAAGGTTGTTTGTTAAGGACTTAAGGAATTGTATTATTTTAACTTTCCTTGAAATTATACACatacaggaatatatatatatgtgtgtgtgtgtgtgtgtgtgtgtgtgtgtgtgtgtttatatacatattcatgatgtacacatataaatgtatacactcatatgcatgtatacaaacattttatatatatatacttacatacacacatatatgcatatacatacatatatatatatatatatatatatatatatatatatatatatttgtacacaTACATCTTAAAGGAAGTTAAGCCACTTGGGTAGTTCCAGGCATGAGATACCTCATTTTGCATGCTTGATTAAGATAGTTCCTGTGACTCCCCAATCATTATGGAATATAGATGTAACCATTGGTCATTTCTTAGTGGTTTAGGGTAGGCtagtattgctgaagacacttcaCATTTAGGACAAAAGACTCAGATGCTTTGAGTTTGAGATGATCTCTTTCTTGCAGATGACttccatggttccagaaaatactatACATACTGCCAAGGGAAGAAAACAATTAAACATTCCTACCAAACTTTAATACTcaaactcattttaaaagaaacatgtctcacttatccagagggcctgatccagctgggggctccacagctgttggttcataattcatgtgcttccattcgattggctatttgtccctgtgctttttgcaatcttggattcaacaattcacacccttatagtccctcctctttctcaccagttggacacctggagctccacctggggcatggctgaggatctctgcatgtacttccatcagttattgatgagagttccagcacgactgttagagatcaggccctctggataagtgagacaattgaatagcttgaactgtttgggaggatccaggctgcaggaccaggacctgtccatagtgcatgagctggctgtttggaaccctgggtttacacagggacacatgctcagcctggaaggaggagactggacctgcctgtactgaatccaccatgtttaaatgaatccccaggggaatcttggtcctggaggacctgggaatggaggggaggggctggggggaaggtggcggtgggagcgggaggggggaggacaggagaacccatggctgatgtgtaaaattaaaacacataataataataaaaaaaagagaaaaaaaagaaaaatgtaagcacTCATAATTGAAGTTATGGATGCTATGCATTTTTGGGAATAATGTAAATATGACAGAGGTTCAATTCAAGAGGAAATAAGTTCAATGATACTTACTTGAAATTTTTTCATGAGTGGTTAGACAGTCACTGAGAGAGAGTCAGGGCAAAGacaagggaagaagagggaagacatGACCATGGAATGCTAACCAAGGCAATGAGAAAATGGGAAACTGGAGACAGTTTTTCTCTAACTTCAAGTGTGCTTGGATGTTGATGTGTAAAACCTGATCTTATTCTTTCAGTGAGGAAGAGGGAAGATAATTTGAAGTTCTAGACTCAAATGGGTGAATGGAGATTTAGAATAGGCAGTATTAAAGATGGATATATGTTTGCTAGGTAACTTATATAAGGGACAGTTTAGAattatacaaattttaaaatgtgaggaTATTGGAGGAAACTGAAATTATGGGAATTTCAATGATTTCTCTTaacctttaaaaaacaacttGTTAAAATAGGGACATCTCTATTAAGTACAATATTCATTTAATCTTTATCATGTTCAATGACCAAAGAAATTCTGACCTTCCCTGTACTGCCTTGGGCCTTCTTTGTAGGGTGAGGTTTGTCTATAATGGAGCTGCCCTGACCTCAAGTGATTTGATTAAAAGTTTTATATCACAAGGGGATTTAGTGAGGCCCACATAAGGCAGCTTTAGGGTGCTGCAGTCAGTTCTATTTAACAAGTACCATTTCACCCAATTTCTACAAAATGAGTATTTTCTCAACCAACTAAACAAGGTTGTGAAAATGGTCTAAACAGATAAAGGCCTTGTTGATTCTCAAAGCAACTGTTTCTCATCAAGGACTCACTCAACTACTACACAAGGATGTTTCCTGCTGTCTAGGATTTCCTGATGAAGtcctctctccatcttcttcctcaggAGTGTCCTGAATGGCTCTTTGCAGAAGCATCTTCAGAGTCTGCCTCTGGAGCCTGTGATGCCTAATGGAGCCAACAAAGAAGTAAATGATGGGGTTGGCACAGCTGTTAACACAGGACAGGAAAGCTGTCATTTCATAAATCTTGCAAGAGAAAACTCTAGGCGATGTCTCACTTGAAAAGAGAATTACCCAATAGATACCAAAGGGCAGACCAAAGATTAAGAAGACCAGCACTGTGAGTGCAATGGTCACATACAACCTGGTCACAGGAATCCTCTGTGAGCCACAGAAGATCCTGACCAACAGGATCAGGTTGAATCCACAAGTAACCACAGATAGTACCAGTATAAGTACAACAGTGGTAAAAACAGCAGTGTTGCAGAAAGTATATACATAGTAACTAACCAGTGAACTGCAACCCAACCCTAACAGGAGGCTTAACAGTAGAGAGAAGGCCCAGAGAAGGGCACACAGGACAGGTGACGTGTATCTTGGTCTCCGGCAGTGATACCAGATGGGACACAAAACAGACAGGCATCGCTCAATACTAATGGCTGCAATCATACACAACCCTGCAAGGTAAGCAAAGAATAATACTCTGGTAAAATAGAATGGAACATAAAACCAGCTGGTATGAAACAGAAAAAGGATTTTTTCCAGGGAAAACACAGTCTGAGAGCACAAGTAGAGAAAGTCAGCCCCAGCAAGGTTGAGGACATAGACTGAGAAGGCATTCCTGTGCACATGGAAGCCCAGAAGCCACAGAACTATGGCATTTCCTGCCAGGCCAACCATGCAAATGATGACAGAAAGAATACTGAAGATTTTGTACACGGTGACACAGTCTAAGATTACAGTGTAGTAACTTCCATTCATTGTTGTGTTGTCAGTGCTCCAGGTTGGGGTGGATGGACCCATGCTTGAGAATGTTCCACTGGTGTTCCTGCAAAGTAAATTGAGATATGAACACATGATACTTTCTGTCAAGATCACCTGGCTATGTGGGAATGTCTGGCACAGGTTCATAAGTAGGAGGAAACAGACTTGCAGAGATCAAGTAATTTATCAAACCCCCACAGTGCTAGAAACGTCTTTTAAATCCAGTTTGTGCTCTTCATTCTATCTGCTGACCACTGCCTCTAGTGATGTTGTGGTAGTCGGTCCCAGTCCAGTTGCTAAGCATCTTATGCTGTGTCAGGGAGAGACAGAATTCTGAAACTGTCTTTCTGATCCAGGGCTGAGGTTCCTTCTCTGGTGCAGGAATATGGAAGATGCTGGCACAAGCCATAGCTGCCCTCAGTTACTCTAAGGCGTCTACCAAATGGGGAAATGGAATCATGAGTGAGAGTCATGAAGGGAATGGGACTTCTTATGAGGACCTGTGTGGCAACAGTCACACTTCCTGTGCTAGAAGGACTGAGtcgttattttaaaatt
Protein-coding regions in this window:
- the LOC118594677 gene encoding mas-related G-protein coupled receptor member B4-like, whose protein sequence is MCSYLNLLCRNTSGTFSSMGPSTPTWSTDNTTMNGSYYTVILDCVTVYKIFSILSVIICMVGLAGNAIVLWLLGFHVHRNAFSVYVLNLAGADFLYLCSQTVFSLEKILFLFHTSWFYVPFYFTRVLFFAYLAGLCMIAAISIERCLSVLCPIWYHCRRPRYTSPVLCALLWAFSLLLSLLLGLGCSSLVSYYVYTFCNTAVFTTVVLILVLSVVTCGFNLILLVRIFCGSQRIPVTRLYVTIALTVLVFLIFGLPFGIYWVILFSSETSPRVFSCKIYEMTAFLSCVNSCANPIIYFFVGSIRHHRLQRQTLKMLLQRAIQDTPEEEDGERTSSGNPRQQETSLCSS